Proteins encoded within one genomic window of Synechococcus sp. PCC 7335:
- a CDS encoding DNA/RNA non-specific endonuclease — protein MKRLLKSAFILLAISLSSCDQFDKPDIYASLPPCVDSYCDCGDFKNQQLAQTVLSSFPSDYYGLDRDGNGLACEQLPQTDVSLGPATYFSNNEHLSLGNPSNAGQEDPNNLLIERDQYVLSYSRDRNLLNWASWWVAPRWLGKSSRQDDFRVDGGLPQGFYQVTPTEYKRSGYDRGHMVASGDRTSTSKDNSITFLMSNIFPQAQENNRGPWRALEEYGRDLVHQQGKSLYVIGGVYGDKGSVGKATIPGRLWKVMVVMDSTEDEVTRRTQVIAVDMPNSDRIEDNWLPYRTTVDRIEIATGYDLLSDIPTTIQAKIESKMNEVTLR, from the coding sequence GTGAAGAGATTACTAAAAAGCGCATTCATACTGCTTGCCATTAGTTTATCTAGCTGCGACCAGTTTGATAAACCAGACATTTACGCTAGCTTGCCCCCTTGTGTTGATAGCTACTGTGATTGTGGAGATTTCAAAAATCAACAGCTTGCTCAAACCGTTCTATCATCTTTTCCATCTGATTACTATGGCCTAGATAGAGACGGAAATGGACTAGCTTGCGAACAGCTACCTCAAACCGATGTAAGCTTGGGTCCAGCGACTTATTTCTCAAACAATGAGCATTTAAGTCTCGGTAATCCAAGTAACGCTGGACAAGAAGATCCTAACAACTTGTTGATTGAGCGAGATCAGTATGTGCTCTCTTACAGTCGCGATCGCAATCTCTTGAATTGGGCTAGCTGGTGGGTCGCCCCCCGCTGGTTAGGCAAAAGCAGCCGGCAAGATGATTTTCGCGTGGATGGTGGGTTGCCTCAAGGATTCTATCAGGTGACCCCTACCGAGTATAAACGTAGCGGCTACGATCGGGGCCATATGGTCGCATCAGGCGATCGCACCTCAACATCAAAAGACAACTCAATCACTTTCTTGATGAGCAATATTTTTCCGCAGGCCCAGGAAAACAATCGGGGACCATGGCGCGCCTTAGAAGAATATGGACGCGACCTAGTTCATCAACAAGGCAAGTCGCTATACGTGATTGGTGGAGTCTATGGTGATAAAGGATCGGTCGGTAAAGCAACTATTCCAGGTCGGCTATGGAAGGTAATGGTAGTGATGGATTCCACCGAAGATGAGGTGACCCGGCGCACGCAGGTGATCGCTGTCGACATGCCAAATAGCGATCGCATCGAAGATAATTGGCTGCCCTATCGTACTACGGTTGATCGCATTGAAATTGCCACTGGCTATGATCTCCTTTCGGATATTCCTACGACTATTCAAGCCAAGATTGAATCCAAGATGAACGAGGTAACGCTGCGCTAA
- the sodN gene encoding superoxide dismutase, Ni, whose protein sequence is MLSTVISALKALFPAPEVQAHCDGPCGVYDPSSARIAAEAVVSMTKKILDLEHPEGGDTQAMASYQNTMSRFIAIKEEQAQITKDELLILWTDYFKPVHLEKYPDLHDTFWKAAKLCSACKVEVSTQHCQELMDAVQKIHNIFWETKSRDVSWYTAS, encoded by the coding sequence ATGCTCAGTACAGTTATTTCCGCGCTAAAGGCTTTGTTCCCGGCCCCTGAAGTTCAAGCTCATTGCGATGGCCCCTGCGGTGTGTACGATCCGTCTTCTGCTCGCATTGCTGCAGAAGCAGTCGTTTCTATGACAAAGAAGATATTAGACCTAGAGCACCCTGAAGGTGGTGATACTCAAGCCATGGCATCTTACCAAAACACCATGTCTCGGTTTATCGCTATCAAAGAAGAACAGGCTCAAATTACCAAAGATGAGCTGTTGATTCTATGGACTGACTATTTTAAGCCCGTTCATTTAGAGAAATATCCTGATCTACATGATACTTTCTGGAAAGCTGCGAAGCTCTGCTCTGCATGCAAAGTGGAAGTTAGCACTCAGCACTGTCAAGAACTCATGGACGCGGTTCAGAAGATCCATAACATCTTTTGGGAGACTAAGAGCCGTGATGTATCTTGGTATACCGCTAGTTAG
- the sodX gene encoding nickel-type superoxide dismutase maturation protease — protein sequence MKLRRDWKEIGFWTLGKRWRFRVTGNSMLPTLHSGEDVLVHPLSRTVRLFPGDIIICRHPQRPSIRLVKRVTEAFYDGSCYVLSDNKSEGSDSRSFGVVARELVIGRVTSRLI from the coding sequence ATGAAACTTAGGCGCGATTGGAAGGAGATTGGATTTTGGACATTGGGCAAGCGGTGGCGGTTTCGAGTCACAGGAAATTCGATGTTACCCACTCTCCATTCTGGTGAAGACGTACTGGTACATCCTCTTTCTAGAACGGTTAGGCTCTTCCCAGGAGACATCATTATCTGTCGTCATCCACAAAGGCCTAGCATTAGGTTGGTAAAGCGGGTAACGGAAGCTTTCTATGATGGCAGCTGCTATGTGCTTAGTGACAATAAATCTGAAGGTAGCGACAGTCGCTCTTTTGGCGTAGTTGCTCGTGAGTTAGTTATCGGCAGAGTGACTAGTCGATTAATTTAG
- a CDS encoding GNAT family N-acetyltransferase, whose product MSAYKIRLATPRDVMAIFELVTALSEYEKLAHEMVGTPEDLHQGLFGKKPVAEAIVAESDGKTVGFALYFYNFSTFLMKPGIYLEDLFVSPDYRRQGIATGLLNYLANHAVEQGCGRLEWSVLDWNEDAISFYKKIGAVLMEEWTGCRLAGEALLGFAKADK is encoded by the coding sequence ATGTCGGCATACAAAATTAGACTAGCTACGCCCAGGGATGTCATGGCTATTTTTGAGCTGGTCACTGCGCTTAGCGAGTATGAAAAGCTAGCTCATGAAATGGTCGGGACGCCAGAAGATTTGCATCAAGGGTTGTTCGGGAAAAAGCCTGTTGCCGAAGCTATTGTTGCCGAGTCCGATGGAAAGACGGTAGGATTTGCGCTTTACTTCTACAACTTTTCTACCTTCTTAATGAAGCCAGGAATCTATCTAGAAGATCTTTTTGTATCGCCCGACTATCGCCGTCAAGGAATTGCAACAGGACTGTTAAACTATCTAGCCAACCACGCGGTAGAACAGGGATGCGGCCGCCTGGAGTGGAGCGTTTTAGACTGGAATGAAGACGCAATTAGTTTCTACAAAAAGATAGGCGCAGTACTTATGGAAGAATGGACAGGATGTCGGCTTGCTGGAGAAGCGCTGCTTGGTTTCGCCAAAGCAGACAAATGA
- a CDS encoding cryptochrome/photolyase family protein produces the protein MTVGIWVLGDQLWCAQSAIASCEANKSDTPIILIESIDYVIKRRYHQQKLVLIWSAMRHFAEELKAEGWQVTYKIATTFQAPLEEWIEQNNIDELRVMEPADRPFAEWLDAMSLDCEIVQTQNNHFLWSTAEFESWATSRKSLLMESFYREGRRRFDILMDGKKPVGGQWNFDKENRRPPKGTISPPKPLTFEPDEITQTVMKTVKTADYSTFGESDSFGWAVTREQALQVLDNFVRDRLTTFGPYQDAMVTGEDTMWHAMLSPYLNIGLLQPMEVIDAVIAAYESAANSDHPIPLNSVEGFIRQVLGWREYMRGIYNHVDADYPSRNYFEHIHSLPDFFWTGDTKLNCLHQTINTLKRTGYAHHIQRLMILANFSLISGLSPQQVEDWFHAAFIDGYDWVMQTNVIGMGLFADGGMLATKPYASSANYVNKMSDYCKGCSYDNKARIGENACPFNFFYWDFLDRHREKLSSQGRMNFILKNLDRMTAEELSEIKQLANHWREDN, from the coding sequence ATGACGGTTGGTATTTGGGTGTTAGGCGATCAGCTTTGGTGTGCTCAGTCGGCGATCGCTAGCTGTGAAGCAAACAAATCTGATACGCCAATTATCTTGATCGAATCAATCGACTATGTAATAAAGAGGCGATACCATCAGCAGAAGCTAGTGCTAATTTGGTCAGCAATGCGCCACTTTGCCGAGGAATTAAAGGCAGAAGGCTGGCAAGTAACCTACAAGATAGCCACGACCTTTCAAGCACCGCTCGAAGAATGGATCGAGCAAAACAACATCGACGAATTGCGGGTAATGGAACCCGCAGATCGTCCGTTTGCAGAGTGGTTAGATGCGATGTCGCTAGACTGCGAGATTGTTCAAACACAGAACAATCATTTTCTATGGTCTACAGCAGAGTTTGAATCGTGGGCTACATCTCGTAAAAGCCTTTTAATGGAGTCGTTTTATCGAGAAGGGCGAAGGCGGTTTGATATTTTGATGGATGGCAAAAAGCCAGTAGGGGGTCAGTGGAACTTCGATAAGGAAAATCGGAGACCGCCGAAAGGAACGATTTCACCGCCAAAGCCACTGACGTTTGAACCAGATGAGATTACGCAAACCGTGATGAAAACGGTGAAAACGGCTGACTATTCAACGTTCGGCGAGTCTGATAGTTTTGGTTGGGCGGTGACAAGAGAGCAGGCGTTGCAGGTGCTAGACAATTTTGTGCGCGATCGTCTTACTACCTTTGGACCGTATCAAGATGCGATGGTCACTGGCGAAGATACAATGTGGCATGCGATGCTATCACCCTATCTAAACATTGGACTATTGCAGCCGATGGAGGTAATTGATGCAGTCATTGCTGCCTACGAATCTGCTGCTAATTCAGACCATCCTATTCCACTTAACAGCGTGGAGGGCTTTATTCGTCAGGTTCTCGGCTGGCGCGAATACATGCGCGGCATCTACAACCACGTAGATGCTGACTATCCTTCGCGCAATTATTTTGAGCATATTCATTCTCTACCCGATTTTTTTTGGACTGGTGACACCAAGCTAAACTGTCTCCACCAGACCATCAACACGCTCAAACGCACTGGCTATGCCCACCATATTCAGCGGCTAATGATCCTTGCCAACTTTTCTTTGATCTCGGGCCTTTCCCCTCAACAAGTAGAAGATTGGTTTCATGCTGCCTTCATTGACGGCTATGACTGGGTGATGCAAACCAACGTGATTGGCATGGGCCTTTTTGCGGATGGGGGCATGCTAGCGACGAAGCCCTATGCATCTAGTGCAAACTACGTGAATAAGATGAGCGACTATTGTAAAGGGTGCAGCTATGACAACAAAGCTCGAATAGGCGAGAACGCTTGTCCATTCAACTTCTTCTATTGGGATTTCTTAGATCGTCATAGAGAGAAACTGAGTTCTCAGGGACGAATGAACTTTATCTTAAAGAACCTAGATCGAATGACAGCAGAAGAACTATCTGAAATCAAGCAGCTTGCCAACCATTGGCGCGAAGATAATTGA
- a CDS encoding RNA helicase produces the protein MLAPETLFPFRLDDFQIDAIAALNQGQSIIVCAPTGSGKTLIGEYAIHRALEMGRRVFYTTPLKALSNQKLRDFQQAFGEESVGLLTGDSSVNREAPVVVMTTEIFRNMLYGTTIGEVGTSLRDVQAVILDECHYMNDRQRGTVWEESVIYCPPEIQLVGLSATIENGGQLTDWINEVHGPTRLIYSDYRPVPLNFHFAVEKGIFPLLNNQKTSIHPRLKNYRKPPRRQRGQKKKAGATLPGVVSQLQAKDMLPAIYFIFSRKGCDKAVQAVASMNLVSAAEAELLKRRIDRFVERNPEAIRTNQLEPLYRGVAAHHAGILPAWKSLVEELFQAGLIKVVFATETLAAGINMPARTTVIASLSKRTDSGHRLLHASEFLQMSGRAGRRGMDVEGHVVTVESPFEGAKEAASLALAPPDPLVSQFTPSYGMVLNLLQVHTAEEAQELIERSFGQYLATLHLAPQKKAIAKLEQDIAVLQDQLAYIDEAALAEYEKLRGWLREEERLLKILQQQAEESIGTLEPVAISFAMAGTVLSLKGKNIKVATPLPAVLVSKVPGPGQFPFLVCLGANNRWYVATVKDVAALPERSAGTAGSRLRAADDLTPPVDLIYSPGKSRKGNEVSAAVAAKIPEITAIETQAPEVKEQQEKAAAVAQKLAQNPVAQLENPKAVVKQQKRLLKLEEERRDRLQKYENYTHHYWLEFVSLMQVLEDFECLEENTPTEMGQLCAAIRGDNELWLGMALASGEFDALEPQQFAAACAGILMENNRSDTWIRYHATRPVLEALGGLRSLRRRIFQAQRRQDIQIPVWLEEDLIALVEQWALETEWQVLCDNTSLDEGDVVRLLRRTLDFLSQIPHVPYLSESVRSNARQAAYLINRFPVNETPD, from the coding sequence GTGTTAGCGCCTGAAACCCTATTTCCTTTTCGGTTAGACGACTTCCAAATAGATGCGATCGCAGCTTTAAACCAAGGTCAGTCTATTATCGTCTGCGCACCTACCGGTTCTGGCAAAACCCTTATAGGTGAATATGCTATTCACCGTGCCCTAGAGATGGGGCGTCGCGTCTTCTACACAACGCCTCTAAAGGCACTTTCTAATCAGAAACTACGAGATTTTCAGCAAGCGTTTGGTGAAGAAAGTGTGGGTCTGCTCACAGGCGATAGCTCTGTTAACCGAGAGGCGCCTGTAGTCGTCATGACTACGGAGATTTTTCGTAATATGCTCTACGGCACCACTATTGGTGAAGTAGGCACATCCCTGCGAGATGTGCAGGCAGTCATATTAGACGAGTGTCACTACATGAACGACCGCCAACGGGGCACTGTCTGGGAAGAATCGGTTATCTACTGTCCTCCAGAAATTCAGCTAGTAGGCCTCTCTGCCACCATCGAAAATGGCGGCCAGCTCACTGATTGGATCAACGAAGTCCATGGGCCTACCCGGCTAATCTATTCGGACTATCGTCCGGTTCCGCTAAACTTTCACTTTGCAGTAGAAAAGGGCATTTTCCCGCTCCTCAATAATCAGAAGACGAGCATTCATCCTCGGCTAAAGAACTATCGCAAACCCCCTCGCCGACAGCGTGGTCAAAAGAAAAAGGCGGGTGCGACGCTTCCAGGGGTGGTGAGTCAGCTCCAAGCCAAAGATATGCTACCTGCTATTTACTTTATCTTCAGCCGCAAGGGATGCGATAAGGCGGTACAGGCTGTAGCTAGTATGAACTTAGTGAGCGCCGCTGAAGCTGAGTTGTTGAAACGGCGAATTGATCGCTTTGTTGAACGCAACCCGGAAGCGATTCGCACCAATCAGCTAGAACCGTTGTATCGTGGCGTCGCCGCCCATCATGCTGGAATATTACCGGCTTGGAAGAGCCTGGTAGAAGAACTCTTTCAAGCAGGACTCATTAAGGTTGTCTTTGCAACTGAGACGCTAGCAGCAGGTATCAACATGCCGGCAAGGACAACTGTGATTGCGAGCCTCTCTAAGCGCACTGATAGCGGTCACCGATTGCTGCACGCATCCGAGTTTTTGCAAATGTCGGGGCGAGCAGGACGACGGGGCATGGATGTAGAAGGCCATGTGGTAACTGTAGAATCTCCTTTTGAAGGCGCAAAGGAAGCTGCGAGCCTAGCCCTAGCGCCACCAGATCCGCTAGTAAGTCAGTTCACACCAAGCTATGGCATGGTGCTAAATCTGCTGCAAGTTCACACAGCCGAAGAAGCTCAAGAGCTCATTGAAAGGAGTTTTGGGCAGTATCTAGCAACGCTACACTTAGCGCCTCAGAAAAAGGCGATCGCCAAGCTAGAACAAGATATTGCCGTCCTACAAGATCAGCTAGCTTATATCGATGAGGCAGCGCTGGCTGAGTATGAAAAACTACGAGGTTGGCTACGAGAAGAAGAAAGGTTGTTGAAAATTCTACAGCAGCAGGCAGAAGAAAGCATTGGTACTCTAGAGCCAGTCGCTATTTCCTTCGCGATGGCAGGTACAGTTCTTTCTTTAAAAGGCAAGAATATTAAAGTAGCGACGCCACTACCGGCTGTATTAGTGAGTAAAGTACCCGGGCCAGGGCAGTTTCCCTTCTTGGTCTGCTTAGGAGCGAATAACCGCTGGTATGTAGCGACCGTAAAAGATGTGGCGGCACTCCCTGAGAGGTCCGCTGGTACAGCAGGAAGTCGCCTTCGCGCAGCAGACGACCTCACTCCGCCTGTAGATCTAATCTATTCACCCGGAAAATCGCGTAAAGGGAACGAAGTATCCGCGGCTGTAGCCGCGAAAATACCTGAGATCACGGCAATAGAAACGCAGGCACCTGAAGTCAAAGAACAACAAGAGAAAGCTGCAGCTGTCGCTCAAAAGCTGGCGCAGAATCCGGTGGCACAATTAGAGAATCCAAAGGCAGTTGTCAAGCAACAGAAACGACTGCTCAAACTGGAAGAAGAAAGACGCGATCGTCTGCAAAAATACGAAAACTACACGCATCACTATTGGCTAGAATTCGTCAGCCTGATGCAGGTGCTCGAAGACTTTGAGTGTTTAGAAGAAAATACTCCGACTGAGATGGGTCAGCTATGCGCCGCCATTCGTGGCGATAACGAACTCTGGCTGGGCATGGCTCTTGCTTCTGGAGAGTTTGACGCCCTAGAGCCACAGCAGTTTGCTGCTGCTTGCGCTGGTATCTTGATGGAAAACAATAGATCTGACACTTGGATTCGCTATCACGCTACTCGGCCAGTATTAGAAGCGCTTGGCGGTTTACGCAGTCTTAGACGACGTATCTTTCAAGCACAAAGAAGACAAGATATTCAAATTCCAGTCTGGCTAGAAGAAGACTTAATTGCTCTTGTAGAACAGTGGGCGCTCGAAACAGAATGGCAAGTACTCTGTGACAATACCAGCCTCGACGAAGGCGATGTTGTCAGGCTATTGCGCCGGACCCTAGACTTTCTTTCCCAGATTCCTCATGTCCCCTATCTTTCTGAATCCGTTCGCAGTAATGCTAGGCAGGCTGCCTATCTAATCAACCGATTTCCAGTTAATGAAACGCCTGATTAA
- a CDS encoding HhoA/HhoB/HtrA family serine endopeptidase, with product MTANHSEHVPSKHSSKRSIATSLALVLLGAGTATAGTYAAMGPLNQTANKAAIVESSDHPEPMPVSLTVPAEATSVAEVVQAVGPAVVRINASRTVTQNAPNVPESFRRFFGDQFPSQMPRERTRNGVGSGFIVSEDGQILTNAHVVEGADTVQVTLKDGRTFEGTVLGSDPVTDVAVIDLDANDLPTLAVSEAELLPGEVAIAIGNPLGLDNTVTVGIVSATGRTSGQVGIPDKRVDFIQTDAAINPGNSGGPLLNARGEVIGMNTAIIQGANGIGFAIPIDAVQRISTQLVADGKVDHPFIGIRMVNLTPEVRDSINQDPNNGFSVAADSGVLVAEVVPGSPAARAGVRSGDVVSQVNGESISTGQEVQQAVEDNGLDRELRLNIDRNGDNRTLSLRPQPLPAQS from the coding sequence ATGACAGCCAATCATTCTGAACACGTTCCAAGCAAGCATTCTTCTAAACGTAGCATTGCAACTTCTTTGGCACTGGTTCTATTAGGTGCAGGCACAGCTACGGCAGGCACCTATGCCGCGATGGGTCCACTGAACCAAACTGCAAATAAGGCCGCTATCGTCGAGTCATCTGACCATCCCGAGCCTATGCCAGTTAGCTTAACAGTACCGGCCGAAGCCACCTCAGTTGCTGAGGTTGTTCAGGCTGTAGGACCAGCGGTTGTCCGAATCAATGCTTCTCGGACAGTTACTCAGAATGCGCCTAATGTCCCTGAGAGTTTTCGTCGTTTCTTTGGTGACCAGTTTCCCTCGCAGATGCCTCGAGAAAGAACGCGAAACGGCGTTGGCTCTGGTTTCATTGTCAGTGAAGATGGTCAGATCTTGACTAACGCTCATGTGGTAGAAGGTGCAGATACTGTGCAGGTAACGCTGAAGGACGGTCGTACGTTTGAAGGCACGGTACTAGGCAGCGATCCAGTGACAGATGTGGCAGTGATTGATCTTGATGCAAATGATTTGCCTACGCTGGCTGTCAGTGAGGCAGAACTGCTGCCTGGAGAAGTTGCGATCGCCATTGGTAATCCACTTGGCCTAGACAATACAGTAACTGTCGGCATCGTCAGCGCCACCGGACGCACCAGCGGTCAAGTAGGCATCCCTGATAAGCGCGTAGACTTTATCCAAACAGACGCAGCCATCAATCCTGGGAACTCCGGTGGGCCATTGCTCAACGCTCGTGGCGAAGTAATTGGGATGAACACAGCTATCATTCAGGGGGCAAATGGCATTGGGTTCGCGATTCCAATCGATGCAGTACAGCGCATCTCTACCCAGCTAGTTGCGGATGGCAAGGTAGATCATCCCTTTATCGGGATTAGGATGGTGAACCTGACTCCTGAGGTGCGTGACTCGATTAATCAAGATCCTAATAATGGCTTTAGCGTTGCTGCTGATAGCGGCGTGTTAGTCGCCGAAGTAGTTCCTGGTTCACCCGCGGCTAGAGCAGGCGTAAGATCTGGCGATGTCGTTAGTCAAGTGAACGGCGAATCTATTTCGACTGGCCAAGAGGTTCAGCAAGCGGTCGAAGATAACGGTCTAGACAGAGAGTTGCGCTTAAATATTGATCGCAACGGTGATAATAGGACACTATCGTTGCGCCCGCAGCCGCTGCCTGCCCAGAGTTAG
- the ald gene encoding alanine dehydrogenase yields MDIGVPKEIKDQEFRVGLSPASVKELCDRGHSVTVETQAGVGAGFSDEDYVEAGGRIAADALKPWQQEMVVKVKEPLPAEYELIQDRQLLFTYLHLAAGRNLTERLIESGVSAIAYESVEKDGTLPLLMPMSVIAGRLSVQFGARFLEKQQGGRGVLLGGIPGVSSGKVAILGGGVVGTEAAKMAVGLGAQVTIIDISVERLSYLETLFGSRVNLLYSNTPNISATVTDADLVVGSVLVPNRKAPTLVTKAMVSKMRAGSVIVDVAVDQGGCIETLKVTSHSDPVYTELGVVHYGVPNMPGAVPWTATQALNNSTLPYVIQLAELGMGALKHPSAVGKGLQSALNVEEHRLVHPAVRKVFPDLAA; encoded by the coding sequence ATGGATATTGGCGTTCCGAAAGAAATTAAGGATCAAGAGTTTCGGGTGGGGCTAAGTCCAGCGAGTGTAAAAGAGCTATGCGATCGCGGTCATAGCGTCACAGTCGAAACCCAAGCAGGCGTTGGTGCTGGCTTCAGCGATGAGGACTATGTAGAAGCGGGAGGGAGGATCGCTGCCGATGCTCTAAAACCTTGGCAGCAAGAGATGGTCGTTAAGGTAAAAGAGCCTCTACCTGCAGAATATGAGCTGATTCAGGATAGACAGCTACTCTTTACCTATCTGCATTTGGCTGCCGGCAGGAATCTAACCGAACGGCTAATCGAAAGTGGCGTTAGTGCGATCGCGTATGAAAGCGTCGAAAAGGATGGCACACTTCCACTACTGATGCCTATGAGTGTAATTGCAGGCAGATTATCTGTACAGTTTGGAGCTCGGTTCCTAGAGAAACAACAAGGTGGACGCGGCGTTTTACTCGGTGGAATACCCGGTGTCAGTTCAGGTAAAGTAGCGATCCTCGGTGGCGGCGTAGTCGGTACGGAAGCTGCAAAAATGGCGGTCGGATTAGGCGCTCAAGTGACCATCATCGACATTAGCGTAGAGCGTCTTTCCTATCTAGAAACTTTGTTCGGCTCCAGAGTCAATCTGTTGTATAGCAATACGCCCAATATTTCCGCCACTGTCACTGATGCTGATTTGGTAGTGGGTTCAGTACTGGTCCCTAATCGGAAAGCCCCTACACTAGTGACCAAAGCGATGGTAAGCAAGATGCGGGCCGGATCTGTGATTGTAGATGTCGCCGTAGATCAAGGTGGCTGTATTGAGACTTTGAAGGTAACCTCCCATAGCGATCCGGTGTATACAGAGTTAGGGGTTGTGCACTATGGCGTACCTAACATGCCAGGAGCAGTGCCCTGGACCGCAACACAAGCGCTAAATAACAGCACGCTACCGTACGTTATCCAGCTAGCAGAGTTGGGGATGGGTGCGCTCAAGCATCCATCGGCGGTTGGAAAAGGATTGCAGAGCGCGCTGAACGTGGAAGAACATCGGTTAGTGCATCCAGCCGTGCGAAAGGTCTTTCCAGATCTCGCAGCCTGA
- a CDS encoding photosystem I reaction center subunit XI, giving the protein MPASSNFIKPYEGDPQIGNLETPLNSSGLSKAFLENLPAYRTGLSAQRRGLEVGMAHGYLLYGPFALLGPLRDTDVLGITGLLSAIGLVLILTVCLSIYGGADVSSEISRNTLPYQPPEALSTDEGWSEFAGSFLIGGIGGAIFAYFLSANLPLLLGSIAGA; this is encoded by the coding sequence ATGCCAGCATCATCAAATTTTATCAAGCCCTATGAGGGCGATCCACAAATCGGTAATTTAGAAACCCCTTTAAACTCGTCTGGGTTGTCTAAAGCTTTTCTCGAAAACCTACCGGCCTATCGTACTGGGCTTTCCGCTCAGCGACGGGGTTTAGAAGTAGGTATGGCCCACGGCTATTTACTGTATGGTCCGTTTGCGCTACTAGGTCCGCTTAGAGACACGGATGTACTTGGGATCACGGGTTTGCTTAGCGCTATCGGTCTAGTGCTGATTTTGACCGTCTGTTTGTCTATCTACGGTGGTGCCGATGTCAGCTCCGAGATTTCTCGGAATACGCTGCCTTATCAACCACCCGAAGCTTTGAGCACTGATGAAGGCTGGAGCGAGTTCGCTGGCAGCTTCCTAATCGGTGGCATTGGGGGTGCTATTTTTGCATACTTTTTGAGCGCGAATCTGCCACTATTATTAGGCTCGATAGCAGGCGCTTAG
- the psaJ gene encoding photosystem I reaction center subunit IX has product MSSNLLKYLSTAPVIATVWMVITAGILIEFNRFFPDLLLHP; this is encoded by the coding sequence ATGAGCAGTAATCTTTTGAAATATCTTTCGACCGCTCCTGTCATTGCCACCGTTTGGATGGTGATTACAGCGGGCATTTTGATTGAATTCAACCGGTTCTTTCCTGACCTACTTCTGCATCCTTAG
- a CDS encoding photosystem I reaction center subunit III, translating into MRRLFALALVLCLSLGFAAPATAGIAGDDVAGLVPCNESAAFQKRAAAAPTDEAKARFEFYGNTSLLCGPEGLPHLVVDGDLAHAGEFLIPSLLFLLIAGWIGWAGRSYVIAVRSEKSPEEKEIVIDVPLAIKCSLSGATWPLLAFKEITSGEMFAKKEEITVSPR; encoded by the coding sequence ATGCGACGGTTGTTTGCTCTGGCTTTAGTTCTCTGTCTTTCCCTTGGTTTTGCTGCTCCAGCGACCGCCGGAATTGCAGGTGACGATGTAGCAGGTCTAGTTCCTTGCAACGAGTCAGCCGCCTTCCAAAAACGCGCTGCTGCTGCTCCCACAGATGAGGCAAAAGCCCGTTTTGAGTTCTATGGTAACACCAGCCTTCTGTGTGGCCCTGAAGGACTTCCCCACTTAGTTGTTGACGGCGATTTGGCTCACGCGGGTGAGTTTTTGATTCCGAGCCTACTGTTCTTACTGATTGCTGGTTGGATTGGCTGGGCCGGTCGGTCTTATGTCATTGCAGTCCGTAGCGAGAAGTCTCCTGAAGAAAAAGAGATCGTTATCGATGTGCCCTTGGCTATCAAGTGCTCTCTAAGTGGTGCCACTTGGCCACTTTTAGCATTTAAAGAGATCACATCTGGCGAGATGTTTGCCAAGAAAGAAGAGATTACAGTCTCTCCTCGCTAG